Proteins from a single region of Anthonomus grandis grandis chromosome 10, icAntGran1.3, whole genome shotgun sequence:
- the LOC126741195 gene encoding mitochondrial import inner membrane translocase subunit Tim17-B yields the protein MEEYTREPCPWRIVDDCGGAFTMGLIGGGVFQSIKGFRNAPSGINRRLIGSVTAIKQRSPIIAGNFAVWGGMFSTIDCALIHVRKKEDPWNSIISGAATGGILAARNGLPAMAGSAFIGGVLLALIEGVGILFTRLSAEQFQPQLPPMEDPSQLGQNQPPPGYQYQ from the exons ATGGAAGAATACACAAGAGAACCGTGCCCCTGGAGAATCGTGGACGACTGTGGGGGCGCCTTCACAATGGGTCTGATCGGCGGCGGAGTCTTCCAAAGCATCAAAGGGTTCAGAAATGCACCTTCAGGCATAAATAGGCGCCTC aTCGGATCTGTCACTGCAATAAAACAAAGATCCCCAATCATAGCCGGTAACTTTGCAGTATGGGGCGGTATGTTTTCGACCATCGATTGTGCCTTGATCCATGTGAGAAAGAAGGAAGACCCGTGGAATTCGATTATCAGTGGGGCGGCTACTGGGGGGATTTTGGCCGCTAGAAACGGTCTGCCTGCTATGGCTGGAAGTGCTTTTATTG ggggTGTACTTCTAGCATTAATCGAAGGCGTAGGAATTCTATTTACCAGATTGAGTGCGGAACAGTTTCAGCCTCAGTTGCCCCCGATGGAGGATCCTTCTCAGCTGGGGCAAAATCAGCCTCCACCCGGATATCAGTACCAATGA
- the LOC126741193 gene encoding protein inscuteable homolog isoform X1, giving the protein MIYSEETLGSQVEMSFKRSPSKVWWGSESLEFREVTSSPGSQDSGFSDAEGSPQHTDKERKTVQKGGQEEVIEEENNNVQTPKKVSNRQIAKNIFKGSLTDTNGNNPNLSSNFKEKITPVKENIDQRLVKSERKSSPHFLKKFSTVYVPPYTEPPKKNRFIKNSPKVSRNLFTSNNKRHEFPEPKSTDQHSNHAAAEHGTTYRDDTTPEEEEENSCQRDYDTSSEISGTKSVPLPPRDTPNFFRSAPESLLLHQDTTEEDLEAVTSFNSTSSESELEHLFEDFGRLGYTSTPNKGWNMRVKVTPRAEYLHHGRVPPVCTDGVTVDDKAVMRWLEEARLNGEQECMTSLQFKSISGELGQRVGHLAACATTILRGLLSHSRCIEMDYRSLNGESDHIHPLTQSLAGNIVDFLKSHTAHITSKVLRLHDRIRTTSDPQQALELLAELFAEWESNQRQIVLNEVKKLVDKLEDPTSDLDLRATLTGITSVALRNPHLIEMFVKCDVIPILLILCEKCDGSSVRTLILRALSTMCGNAVAIRHFEKFSGVQIVSDTLEQDQKPEPERSEAVALLAQVTAPWLEDNHSIKGLQDYSASLCLSLTKFCASTKCCQNLLLCAAALANLSSINQTCIPDLVRYETAPVLLTAVKQRGPMASVYLYEQVATLLANMSALEAARDQLTDYEAVAALLHFLRPPLVAVPNEQDVERRLQQKSVIALSRLCSNVGAATRVAELGGVERLVRLCREKKLRFGSDAVLVAALATLRKIAEACGTKVLSVQDCQELVEPKLLDSFLAYSTQNESYV; this is encoded by the exons GAAACCTTAGGAAGTCAGGTTGAAATGAGCTTTAAGCGAAGTCCCAGCAAGGTGTGGTGGGGTAGTGAAAGTCTAGAGTTCCGGGAAGTGACTTCGAGTCCCGGAAGTCAAGATTCCGGGTTTTCCGATGCTGAGGGAAGCCCACAACACACGGATAAAGAGAg GAAAACGGTCCAAAAAGGTGGTCAAGAAGAAGTGATAGAAGAAGAGAACAATAACGTACAGACCCCAAAAAAAGTGTCAAACAGGCAGATCGCCAAGAATATATTCAAAGGTTCACTCACGGACACGAATGGCAATAATCCCAACCTGAGTAGCAACTTCAAAGAGAAAATCACCCCGGTCAAAGAAAACATCGACCAAAGACTCGTGAAAAGTGAAAGGAAAAGTTCAccacactttttgaaaaaattctccACGGTTTATGTGCCGCCCTATACTGAACCCCCGAAGAAAAACAg ATTCATTAAGAATTCACCGAAAGTGAGCCGCAACCTCTTCACCTCGAACAATAAGCGCCACGAATTCCCCGAACCAAAATCAACTGATCAACATTCAAATCATGCGGCAGCAGAACACGGCACCACATACCGCGACGACACAACAcccgaagaagaagaagaaaacagtTGTCAACGCGATTACGACACCAGCAGCGAGATTTCCGGCACCAAGAGCGTCCCCCTTCCCCCCCGTGACACCCCCAATTTTTTCCGGAGTGCCCCCGAGTCCCTCCTTCTCCACCAAGACACCACCGAGGAAGATCTCGAAGCGGTCACCTCCTTCAACTCCACTTCGAGCGAAAGCGAACTAGAGCACCTCTTTGAGGATTTCGGGAGGTTGGGGTACACCTCCACCCCCAACAAGGGTTGGAATATGAGGGTAAAAGTTACACCGCGGGCGGAGTACCTCCACCACGGTCGAGTTCCACCGGTTTGTACCGACGGGGTGACGGTCGACGATAAGGCGGTGATGCGTTGGCTTGAGGAGGCGAGATTAAATGGGGAGCAGGAGTGTATGACGTCATTGCAATTTAAGTCGATCAGTGGGGAGTTGGGCCAGAGGGTGGGACATCTGGCGGCGTGCGCCACAACTATTTTGAGGGGTCTCCTCTCACACTCCAGGTGTATCGAGATGGACTATAGGAGCCTTAATGG AGAATCCGACCATATCCATCCACTAACTCAAAGCCTTGCCGGCAACATTGTCGACTTTCTAAAGAGCCACACCGCACACATAACCTCCAAAGTTCTGAGACTCCACGACCGGATCCGAACCACCTCGGACCCCCAGCAAGCGCTCGAACTGCTCGCCGAACTGTTCGCCGAATGGGAGTCGAATCAACGACAAATCGTGCTAAACGAGGTGAAAAAACTGGTGGACAAACTGGAGGATCCCACTTCTGATCTGGACCTGAGGGCGACCCTGACGGGGATCACCTCGGTGGCCCTCAGAAACCCCCATCTGATCGAAATGTTTGTTAAGTGCGACGTCATCCCGATACTTTTGATTTTGTGTGAAAAATGTGACGGTTCCTCGGTGCGCACCCTCATATTGAGGGCCCTGAGCACGATGTGCGGCAACGCAGTCGCGATCCGGCATTTCGAGAAATTCTCGGGGGTTCAGATCGTGTCTGATACTTTGGAGCAGGATCAGAAGCCCGAGCCGGAGAGGAGCGAAGCTGTCGCTCTTTTGGCGCAAGTCACCGCCCCTTGGTTAGAAGATAATCATTCG ATCAAAGGCCTTCAAGACTACTCCGCGTCGCTCTGTCTCTCTCTTACGAAATTCTGCGCCTCGACCAAATGTTGCCAGAATTTACTGCTATGCGCCGCCGCCCTCGCCAATCTCAGTTCGATCAATCAAACGTGCATCCCGGACCTAGTCCGTTACGAAACCGCCCCCGTACTACTAACCGCCGTCAAGCAACGCGGACCCATGGCGAGCGTCTACTTGTACGAGCAAGTGGCAACGTTGCTGGCCAACATGTCCGCCCTGGAGGCGGCTCGCGACCAACTGACCGATTACGAGGCGGTGGCCGCCCTCCTGCACTTTCTGAGGCCGCCCCTCGTGGCGGTTCCGAACGAGCAGGACGTGGAGCGGCGGTTGCAGCAGAAGAGCGTCATCGCGTTATCGCGGCTCTGTAGTAACGTGGGGGCGGCAACGAGGGTGGCGGAACTGGGCGGGGTCGAGAGGTTGGTCCGACTATGCCGGGAGAAGAAATTGAGGTTTGGTAGCGACGCCGTCTTGGTTGCAGCTTTG gctactttaagaaaaatagcgGAAGCCTGCGGTACCAAAGTCCTAAGCGTCCAAGACTGCCAGGAATTGGTGGAACCAAAGCTGTTGGACTCATTTTTGGCATATTCCACTCAAAATGAGAGTTACGTGTAA
- the LOC126741193 gene encoding protein inscuteable homolog isoform X2: protein MSFKRSPSKVWWGSESLEFREVTSSPGSQDSGFSDAEGSPQHTDKERKTVQKGGQEEVIEEENNNVQTPKKVSNRQIAKNIFKGSLTDTNGNNPNLSSNFKEKITPVKENIDQRLVKSERKSSPHFLKKFSTVYVPPYTEPPKKNRFIKNSPKVSRNLFTSNNKRHEFPEPKSTDQHSNHAAAEHGTTYRDDTTPEEEEENSCQRDYDTSSEISGTKSVPLPPRDTPNFFRSAPESLLLHQDTTEEDLEAVTSFNSTSSESELEHLFEDFGRLGYTSTPNKGWNMRVKVTPRAEYLHHGRVPPVCTDGVTVDDKAVMRWLEEARLNGEQECMTSLQFKSISGELGQRVGHLAACATTILRGLLSHSRCIEMDYRSLNGESDHIHPLTQSLAGNIVDFLKSHTAHITSKVLRLHDRIRTTSDPQQALELLAELFAEWESNQRQIVLNEVKKLVDKLEDPTSDLDLRATLTGITSVALRNPHLIEMFVKCDVIPILLILCEKCDGSSVRTLILRALSTMCGNAVAIRHFEKFSGVQIVSDTLEQDQKPEPERSEAVALLAQVTAPWLEDNHSIKGLQDYSASLCLSLTKFCASTKCCQNLLLCAAALANLSSINQTCIPDLVRYETAPVLLTAVKQRGPMASVYLYEQVATLLANMSALEAARDQLTDYEAVAALLHFLRPPLVAVPNEQDVERRLQQKSVIALSRLCSNVGAATRVAELGGVERLVRLCREKKLRFGSDAVLVAALATLRKIAEACGTKVLSVQDCQELVEPKLLDSFLAYSTQNESYV, encoded by the exons ATGAGCTTTAAGCGAAGTCCCAGCAAGGTGTGGTGGGGTAGTGAAAGTCTAGAGTTCCGGGAAGTGACTTCGAGTCCCGGAAGTCAAGATTCCGGGTTTTCCGATGCTGAGGGAAGCCCACAACACACGGATAAAGAGAg GAAAACGGTCCAAAAAGGTGGTCAAGAAGAAGTGATAGAAGAAGAGAACAATAACGTACAGACCCCAAAAAAAGTGTCAAACAGGCAGATCGCCAAGAATATATTCAAAGGTTCACTCACGGACACGAATGGCAATAATCCCAACCTGAGTAGCAACTTCAAAGAGAAAATCACCCCGGTCAAAGAAAACATCGACCAAAGACTCGTGAAAAGTGAAAGGAAAAGTTCAccacactttttgaaaaaattctccACGGTTTATGTGCCGCCCTATACTGAACCCCCGAAGAAAAACAg ATTCATTAAGAATTCACCGAAAGTGAGCCGCAACCTCTTCACCTCGAACAATAAGCGCCACGAATTCCCCGAACCAAAATCAACTGATCAACATTCAAATCATGCGGCAGCAGAACACGGCACCACATACCGCGACGACACAACAcccgaagaagaagaagaaaacagtTGTCAACGCGATTACGACACCAGCAGCGAGATTTCCGGCACCAAGAGCGTCCCCCTTCCCCCCCGTGACACCCCCAATTTTTTCCGGAGTGCCCCCGAGTCCCTCCTTCTCCACCAAGACACCACCGAGGAAGATCTCGAAGCGGTCACCTCCTTCAACTCCACTTCGAGCGAAAGCGAACTAGAGCACCTCTTTGAGGATTTCGGGAGGTTGGGGTACACCTCCACCCCCAACAAGGGTTGGAATATGAGGGTAAAAGTTACACCGCGGGCGGAGTACCTCCACCACGGTCGAGTTCCACCGGTTTGTACCGACGGGGTGACGGTCGACGATAAGGCGGTGATGCGTTGGCTTGAGGAGGCGAGATTAAATGGGGAGCAGGAGTGTATGACGTCATTGCAATTTAAGTCGATCAGTGGGGAGTTGGGCCAGAGGGTGGGACATCTGGCGGCGTGCGCCACAACTATTTTGAGGGGTCTCCTCTCACACTCCAGGTGTATCGAGATGGACTATAGGAGCCTTAATGG AGAATCCGACCATATCCATCCACTAACTCAAAGCCTTGCCGGCAACATTGTCGACTTTCTAAAGAGCCACACCGCACACATAACCTCCAAAGTTCTGAGACTCCACGACCGGATCCGAACCACCTCGGACCCCCAGCAAGCGCTCGAACTGCTCGCCGAACTGTTCGCCGAATGGGAGTCGAATCAACGACAAATCGTGCTAAACGAGGTGAAAAAACTGGTGGACAAACTGGAGGATCCCACTTCTGATCTGGACCTGAGGGCGACCCTGACGGGGATCACCTCGGTGGCCCTCAGAAACCCCCATCTGATCGAAATGTTTGTTAAGTGCGACGTCATCCCGATACTTTTGATTTTGTGTGAAAAATGTGACGGTTCCTCGGTGCGCACCCTCATATTGAGGGCCCTGAGCACGATGTGCGGCAACGCAGTCGCGATCCGGCATTTCGAGAAATTCTCGGGGGTTCAGATCGTGTCTGATACTTTGGAGCAGGATCAGAAGCCCGAGCCGGAGAGGAGCGAAGCTGTCGCTCTTTTGGCGCAAGTCACCGCCCCTTGGTTAGAAGATAATCATTCG ATCAAAGGCCTTCAAGACTACTCCGCGTCGCTCTGTCTCTCTCTTACGAAATTCTGCGCCTCGACCAAATGTTGCCAGAATTTACTGCTATGCGCCGCCGCCCTCGCCAATCTCAGTTCGATCAATCAAACGTGCATCCCGGACCTAGTCCGTTACGAAACCGCCCCCGTACTACTAACCGCCGTCAAGCAACGCGGACCCATGGCGAGCGTCTACTTGTACGAGCAAGTGGCAACGTTGCTGGCCAACATGTCCGCCCTGGAGGCGGCTCGCGACCAACTGACCGATTACGAGGCGGTGGCCGCCCTCCTGCACTTTCTGAGGCCGCCCCTCGTGGCGGTTCCGAACGAGCAGGACGTGGAGCGGCGGTTGCAGCAGAAGAGCGTCATCGCGTTATCGCGGCTCTGTAGTAACGTGGGGGCGGCAACGAGGGTGGCGGAACTGGGCGGGGTCGAGAGGTTGGTCCGACTATGCCGGGAGAAGAAATTGAGGTTTGGTAGCGACGCCGTCTTGGTTGCAGCTTTG gctactttaagaaaaatagcgGAAGCCTGCGGTACCAAAGTCCTAAGCGTCCAAGACTGCCAGGAATTGGTGGAACCAAAGCTGTTGGACTCATTTTTGGCATATTCCACTCAAAATGAGAGTTACGTGTAA
- the LOC126740885 gene encoding myosin light chain kinase, smooth muscle-like, producing MIKVDESDPVGEVDLSFPYRDVQIKRNIDPEDEYSLEEEIGRGKFGIVYKCKEKSSGLCLAAKFISCPKKEDRRNVEREIDIMRTLQHPRLIQMYDAFDNGKKMCVILELIEGGELFERVIDDDFILTEKACTVFMRQICEGVDFIHKQRILHLDMKPENVLCLTKTGNRIKIIDFGLARKFDPAKKLQVLFGTPEFVAPEVVNFDAIGYGTDMWSVGVICYVLLSGLSPFMGHTDVETMANVTVAKYDFDDEAFQNVSDNAKDFIRKLLIKDLSKRMTAEQCLEHDWLKRKQRPLFTTTMGVTKDNLRQFVERWNEHPNSPYVFEVTDEGDSLDSEGRSLSMSGGSPSPCGSLASSPGNDSIFLNNNNLTVDTSNNELFMPPKSLMVPSDHLRRASDSTCFVKNSDISERINLAEEIRLLSDRLFKLSNIDVGLSNGEAVGESEKYLPKDHPQSPACAIPWRKTKNKINPNTSRDVPLTCRSIYKRADEEAFLSSYKRPPSDANGTKDLLLRLLQNWDKSKTGSRSVTRHGSVSEWTEDDTLGQRSISSLNSFFQSRASNKKVTAFHLNQS from the exons AGGTGGACCTGAGCTTCCCTTACAGGGACGTCCAGATCAAAAGAAACATCGATCCAGAGGACGAATACTCTTTAGAGGAGGAAATTGGAAG ggGTAAATTTGGTATAGTGTACAAATGCAAAGAGAAATCCTCGGGGCTATGTTTAGCGGCCAAATTCATATCCTGTCCAAAAAAAGAGGACAGACGCAACGTGGAGAGGGAAATAGACATAATGAGAACCCTACAGCACCCCAGACTGATACAGATGTACGACGCGTTCGATAATGGCAAAAAGATGTGTGTCATTTTAGAATT AATCGAAGGGGGCGAACTGTTCGAACGCGTGATAGACGACGACTTCATCCTTACGGAAAAAGCGTGCACCGTGTTCATGCGACAAATCTGCGAGGGAGTCGACTTCATACACAAACAGAGAATCTTACACCTGGACATGAAACCGGAAAACGTGTTGTGTCTCACCAAAACCGGAAATCGCATTAAGATCATCGATTTCGGGTTGGCACGGAAATTCGATCCGGCGAAGAAACTCCAGGTGCTCTTTGGCACTCCCGAGTTTGTCGCCCCCGAGGTGGTTAACTTTGACGCGATCGGTTATGGCACCGATATGTGGAGCGTCGGGGTTATTTGTTACGTTTT GTTATCGGGTTTGTCTCCGTTTATGGGTCACACGGACGTGGAAACGATGGCGAACGTCACCGTCGCGAAGTACGACTTCGACGACGAGGCTTTCCAAAACGTTTCGGATAACGCCAAAGACTTCATCAGGAAATTGCTGATCAAGGATCTGAG CAAACGTATGACCGCCGAACAGTGTCTGGAACACGATTGGTTAAAACGCAAACAGAGGCCACTCTTCACGACGACGATGGGCGTGACCAAAGACAACTTGCGACAGTTCGTCGAGCGTTGGAACGAACACCCGAACTCGCCGTACGTATTCGAGGTGACCGACGAGGGTGATAGTTTAGATTCGGAGGGGCGCAGTTTGAGCATGAGCGGGGGTTCGCCGAGTCCGTGCGGCAGTTTGGCCTCCAGTCCCGGAAACGACAGTATCTTCCTAAACAATAACAATCTTACGGTCGATACTAGTAATAACGAGTTATTCATGCCTCCGAAGTCCTTAATGGTGCCCTCGGATCACTTGAGACGAGCCTCTGATAGCACTTGTTTCGTTAAGAACTCGGATATAAGCGAGAGAATCAATTTGGCCGAGGAAATTCGGTTGTTGAGCGATCGCCTGTTTAAGCTGTCCAATATCGATGTCGGTTTAAGTAACGGGGAAGCCGTGGGGGAATCGGAGAAATATTTACCGAAAGACCATCCGCAGAGCCCCGCGTGCGCCATCCCGTGGcgtaaaacgaaaaataaaatcaaccCCAACACGAGTAGAGATGTACCGTTGACGTGCCGATCGATTTATAAACGTGCCGACGAAGAGGCGTTTTTAAGCTCGTATAAAAGGCCTCCGTCGGACGCGAACGGCACGAAGGATCTACTGCTACGGCTGCTACAGAACTGGGACAAATCGAAAACGGGCAGTAGATCGGTCACGAGGCACGGATCGGTTTCCGAATGGACCGAGGACGACACCTTGGGCCAGAGGTCGATCAGTTCGTTGAACAGTTTCTTTCAAAGTAGGGCGAGCAATAAAAAAGTCACCGCTTTCCATTTGAATCAGTCTTAA
- the LOC126741194 gene encoding probable tRNA(His) guanylyltransferase has translation MLKTLFQHSRLFKRITPFTTSAMAKSKFEYVRNFETEDSLLPNCWIVVRIDGKAFHKFSKKHNFEKPNDPRALNLMNKAASVVLEDYKDVLIAYGQSDEYSFVLRKDTTLYNRRGTKMMSYINSLFSSAYVYYWKDYFKEQKLKYPPSFDSRVVLYPSDQNLRDYLSWRQADCHINNLYNTTFWNLVLRGGLSNSEAEQRLCGTLSGDKNEILFSEFGINYNNEPLMYKKGTILLRKKIRHPKTGKNRLVVIPLHEDLIQDDFWTRNNEILDIKSCGLHEFGNCDIPLLVLSQFHNLSLNERRDNLENVTDDKKCEIGN, from the coding sequence atgttaaaaacactttttcaaCATTCAAGATTATTTAAACGAATTACTCCGTTTACCACTTCCGCGATGGCAAAAAGTAAATTCGAATACGTGAGAAACTTTGAAACCGAAGACAGTTTATTGCCAAACTGTTGGATAGTGGTGAGAATAGACGGGAAGGCCTTCCATAAGTTTTCCAAAAAGcacaattttgaaaaacctaATGATCCCAGGGCGTTAAATTTGATGAATAAAGCCGCCTCGGTGGTGCTGGAGGACTATAAAGACGTTTTAATCGCTTATGGACAAAGCGACGAGTACTCTTTTGTGCTTCGGAAAGACACAACTTTATACAACAGACGAGGCACCAAAATGATGTCTTACATCAATAGTTTGTTCAGTTCCGCTTATGTTTATTATTGGAAAGACTACTTTAAAGagcaaaaacttaaatatcCTCCCTCATTTGACTCTAGAGTGGTTTTGTATCCGTCTGACCAAAATTTGAGAGACTATTTAAGTTGGAGGCAAGCAGACTGCCATATTAATAACTTGTATAATACCACTTTTTGGAATTTAGTACTTAGGGGCGGCTTGAGTAATAGTGAAGCCGAACAGAGACTTTGCGGCACACTTTCCGgtgataaaaatgaaattttgtttAGTGAGTTTGGGATTAACTATAATAATGAACCTTTGATGTATAAAAAGGGGACAATTTTGCTTAGGAAGAAAATTAGACATCCAAAAACTGGTAAAAATAGACTTGTGGTGATCCCTTTGCATGAAGATTTAATTCAAGACGATTTTTGGActagaaataatgaaattttagatataaagtCTTGTGGCTTACATGAGTTTGGTAACTGTGACATTCCCCTTTTAGTGTTAAGCCAGTTTCATAACTTAAGTTTAAACGAAAGACGTGATAATCTGGAGAATGTAACTGAtgataaaaaatgtgaaataggaaattga